The following are encoded together in the Schistocerca americana isolate TAMUIC-IGC-003095 chromosome 6, iqSchAmer2.1, whole genome shotgun sequence genome:
- the LOC124620223 gene encoding facilitated trehalose transporter Tret1-like yields the protein MEQPLDRPLSKGETSWMITLVILISATGPSLCSLFSHRWGFKPAGYVAGSLVVLGGVIVLLAHSFPVLMLGRMVTCLGTGCTAVVSTTYINGAAEDHVRGALGTFFALMFNAGILVAYLVGATSSYRVVCTGCFVIPLLYLICFFFLPESPQYLLSRGREDKAEKSLRWFRSAGHDVAQELERLRADADARTQDDGRTRMSLAEFLRDSACRLSTVTAIVLNLNQSLNGSPVVLTYVVQMFSEAENGGWSAVVVAALQLLATLLSSALVDRAGRRPLLLATNAGMALCLAALGGYFFAKDSHIDVTVVWWLPVAAMSLLLVLNAIGIGALLYVVINESFSPEALPIAVSIGFTAHTFIVTAVIKSYVVLLDWLGLYGCYWFFATCCILSNVYIFFFLPETMNRPIADIISELSGETKKKKKKLQSSPYDRVPVAETKT from the coding sequence ATGGAACAGCCACTGGACAGACCCCTCAGTAAAGGCGAGACCTCATGGATGATAACCCTCGTGATCCTCATCTCGGCAACTGGACCTTCTCTGTGCAGTCTTTTCAGCCATCGCTGGGGCTTCAAGCCTGCTGGATACGTGGCAGGATCTTTGGTGGTCCTGGGAGGTGTCATCGTGCTGCTGGCGCATTCCTTCCCAGTACTGATGTTGGGTCGGATGGTCACTTGCCTTGGCACGGGTTGCACGGCCGTCGTGTCCACCACGTACATCAACGGGGCAGCCGAGGATCACGTGCGGGGGGCGCTGGGCACCTTCTTCGCTCTCATGTTCAACGCCGGTATCCTCGTAGCATATCTCGTTGGGGCCACCTCTTCGTACCGCGTAGTCTGTACTGGCTGCTTCGTCATCCCTCTGCTGTACCTGATCTGCTTCTTCTTCCTACCCGAATCGCCGCAGTATCTTCTGTCCAGAGGCAGAGAGGACAAAGCCGAGAAGTCACTTCGCTGGTTCCGCAGTGCTGGTCACGACGTCGCCCAAGAGTTGGAACGCCTTCGGGCTGATGCGGATGCTCGAACTCAAGATGACGGACGCACTCGGATGTCTCTCGCTGAGTTCCTGAGAGACAGCGCCTGTCGCCTCAGCACCGTCACAGCGATCGTGCTCAACCTCAACCAGTCGCTGAATGGCAGCCCAGTAGTCCTCACCTACGTGGTCCAGATGTTCTCAGAGGCGGAGAACGGCGGATGGTCAGCAGTGGTCGTAGCGGCGCTCCAGCTGTTGGCCACTCTCCTGTCATCGGCGCTGGTGGACCGCGCTGGTCgcagaccgctgctgctggctACCAATGCTGGCATGGCCCTCTGCCTCGCTGCCCTCGGCGGGTACTTCTTCGCCAAGGACAGTCACATTGACGTGACCGTAGTGTGGTGGCTGCCCGTCGCTGCGATGTCGCTTCTGCTGGTGCTCAACGCTATTGGCATCGGCGCTCTTCTCTACGTGGTCATCAACGAGAGCTTCTCGCCGGAAGCGCTACCCATAGCCGTCTCTATCGGCTTCACAGCGCACACGTTCATCGTGACAGCCGTAATCAAGTCGTATGTCGTCCTGCTAGACTGGTTAGGACTCTATGGCTGTTACTGGTTCTTCGCCACTTGTTGCATCCTCAGTAACGTTTACATATTTTTCTTCTTGCCAGAGACAATGAACAGGCCCATAGCAGACATTATTTCTGAACTTAGTGgggagacaaagaagaagaagaaaaaactccAGTCCTCTCCATACGACCGAGTCCCAGTAGCAGAGACGAAAACTTAG